The DNA window TCCAGGTCCTTCACCCTGAAGTGGCAGGAGGTCCCGTCGCTCCAGGTTCCGAAGTGCCGGAAGCGCAGCGCGTTGAGTTCCGGATCCGCCTGCACCTCGCAGGCCGCCCCTATCACCTCGTCAGGGAGGCTCATCGGGCCGCCCCCGGGAACAGGCCCCGTGATGGCGTCCCCGGAACGGCGAGCGCCAGAAACCCGTCGGCGAGGCTGTCCCACTGCCCGGCGGCCAGGGCCAGCGTGCCGTCCGTGCTCGTCGCCGCCCGGTACTTCACCTCGATTTCGTCCGGGATCTTGATGGATTCGATCACTCGCGCCGCCCCGCTCTCGGCCACGTTCTCCAGCGTCACCACGCCCTTGACCTGAGCCATCAGGGCGAGCGCCTTCGCGGCAATGGCCGTCTTGACACCGGTCAAGGCCTCGGCGCCCAGCAGGTCGGGGGGCACGTGGCGCTTCCCCAGCTCTCCGGCAGCCCACAAGATTGCGAGCGTCACGAACTGCGGTTCGGGCTCCGGCGCCCCGGGCAGCAGGTCCGGCACGTCCCCGTCCCTCATGGTCACCACGGGCTTAACCCTCGACCAGCGTGCCCGTGCGCAGCCCGGCCGCGATGCGGGCCGTCGGCTTCACCTGCATGGGCTCGGCCCCGACGACGCGCTGCCCCTCGTCTTGATCAGGGTCCGCGTAGGTTCCCCCGTACGCCGCGATGGTCGTGTTGACCTGCACCTTGAGCGTGAGAGGCGCGGGCGGGGGGGGAATGATCTCCAATGCCTGGAGCACGGTGACGCGCGTAGCGGCCGGGTCGCTGGCCGCCTCGCTGAGCCACGTCTGGAGCTGTGAGGCGGGAAGGTTGACGCTGCCGAGGTCCAAGTCGAGGGCCGCTTCAAGCTGAGCGGTGAGGATTTCGAGCCGCACCCCTTCCGGGTCGGTTGCCAGCCGGTCAGCCCAGGTTTGCAACACGGCGGCCTTGGGGTCACTCGCCTCAGGGTCGATGACGATGCCAAGCTTCTCCTGAATGAGCGCGGCGTTTTCTCTCTTGGTGGGCATGGGGACCTCCGGGGTGGGGCGTGTGGCCCCCGCGCCGGTCCGCGCGGAGGCGGGGGCGGCTACTGGAGCGTGAGGGTGATCGCGGCGCCCTGGTCGGGCTTGCTGAAGCCGAGCATCTCGGTGATCTGCACGGCGGTCAGGTCACGGCGGATGATGTCCTCGTAGCGCACGAGGTCGAAGCGCGGGTCGTAGTGCTGGGTCAGGGCCGCCGCCGGGTCAATGGCCATGAGCTGCCGGGTGCCGGTCAGCACGCTGCGCTGGGGCGGCAGTTTGGGGCGCATCCCGTAGATCAGCGGGAAGGTGCCGGTTTGGCGGAAGTCCTCTCCCGCCGTCGCGGCGGCGCCGGTGATGCCCTCCATGGACAGCGCCGTTCCCAGCGCTTCCGTCGACCCGGTGAGCACGGCGGGGTCGGCTCCGTATCCCTCGGACTTCATCAGGAGGGCGATGAAATCGCCGGGGGTCAGCGACGCGCCCGCCGCGGCCACGTTCGGCGCGGCGTTGTTGTTGCCGTCGCCGTTGCGCAGGATGTCCAGCGCCTTCCTGATCTTGTTGCGGTCGGCCTGACGGCGAACCTTGAGCAGCCAGCGGTCCAGGGTGGAGAGGCTGGCGTTGAGCACGGCCTCCAGCGAGGCCTCAAGCCGCCCGCCGTACTTGAGCAGGCGCACCACAGCGTCGCCCTGCGTGATGGTCAGCACGGGGTACTCGGCGCCCTCGGCGACGCGCGCGAGATCCGCATTCTCGTCGTCGGTAAAGCTCAGGAGCTGGGTGGCGACGACGCTGGCCTCGACGGGCACGACGTCCGTCACCACATCGGCCAGCACCAGGCCGTTGCGGCTCTCGCGGCCCACCTCGCGGTAGCGCTCCTCGATGTAGAGCGGGAAGAGGATGCGGTTGTCGTCCTGCCGGAAGAACGCGTCGTTCACGGTGGTCGCGGCGTTGCGGCCCTTGGGCTGGAGTCCGGCGCCGCGCACGATGAGCTGCTTCCAGGCGTCCACGCTCTGCCCGGCGCTGTTGCGGACGTTGGGGTCGTACAGGCCCTCGTCGATCTCGCCGTTGTCCGCGAGGTGCTGGAGATGCTGCGCGAAGGTGTGGTTGGCGGCCTGCGCTTCCTTCTTGAGCGCCAGGGTGATGTCGGCCAGCTTGCGGATCTTGCTCATGATTCCTCCAGGGGGCAAAGAGAACGCCACCCCGGAGGGTGGCCGCGAGTCACGTGTGGGGCCTCAGAGCTTGACGTTGGCGAGGCCCGCTTTGGCGATGTTCACCAGGACGTGGGTGCCGCCCGCGCCCACCTTGGCCTTCCCGGCGCCGTCCACGACGAGCGTCTGGTAGCCCAGGGGCAGCGTGCCCACGGTGGGAATGTCGGTGAAGCCCGCGCCCTCCAGGGCGACGGCGCCGAGGCCGTCACTCTCGCTGGTCAGCACCTTGCCGGTCAGAGGGGCGCCATCCGCGCCGCGCCCGACGGTCGCGGTCGTGGTGTGGGTGACGCAGTCGCCGACCACGGTGCCCGCGGCGAGTTGCATGGTGGGAAAGGCATTCTGGCCCTGAAAAACGAGTTCTCCGTACTTCATGGGGTCCTCCGGGGGATGCGGGAGTGAGGGGGCGTTCAGAAATCGAACGCGCGAGCGGGCGTCTTCGGTGAGGGGCGGTCGTCCTTCTGTTCGGTGGGCGGGGCGCCCAGGTCCCCGGCGCTCAGTCGCCCCCCGGGAAAGCGGGACGCCTGCTGGGCGGTGAGGTCGTCCACCAGGCCGCGCAGGTCCTCCACGGTCGCGGCCTTTGCCAAGCGGCCCACCCTGGCCAGCGCGGCGGTGTTCTCCGCCCCGTACACGGTGACGGCGAGGCGGGAAACCTGCCCTTCGAGGTCCGCGCGGTAGGCGGCGCCGTCGGCGGCCTGGGCGCGCAGGGTGGCGAGGGCGGCCGGGGTCAGGGCGCCCGGTTCCACGCCCAGGGCGCTGGCGACCGCCTCCTGCTGGGCCTGGCCGCCCGCGTCGTAGGCCGCGCTTTCCACGGCCGTGAAGGTGGCCTGAGCGCGCGCCTGGGCGTTCTCGGCGTCCGTGTCGAGGGCGTGCGTCTTGCCGGTCCGGTCTTTGAGTTCGAGGAGCACGGGGCCCTCCTGGGGAGTCGCGTCCGCGCCCTTGACGGGCCGGACGGGAGAGGACGGAGGGGGGGAAGCGGCGGCGAGGTGATCAGCGAGCACGCCCGCGAGGTTCCCCACGGAATCCACGAGGCCCTGGTCCATGGCCTCCTGACCGAACCACACGTCGCCGGTCGCCCACTTGCGGGCGGTGGCGACGGACACGTCCCGGCCCAGGGCGATGTCGGCGACAAAGGCGTCGCGCAGCCGGTCCACCTCGCTCTGCCACTGGTCGAGGACGACGCCGTTCATCGCTTCGGCGGGTTGCCCGAGGGCCTTGCGCTCGGCCGAGCGGACGTAGGTGACCTTGAGGCCCTCGCCCTCCAGGGCGGCCGTCTCATCGGTATGGGTACCGATCACACCGATGCTGCCCACCTCCGCGGCGGGGGTGACGACGATCTCACTGGCCCCACAGGCGATCCAGTACGCGGCCGAGCACATCAACGTGTTGGCGACGGCGGTGACCCGCTTGGTCGCCGCCGCCTCCCGAACCGCCTGGGCGGCCACGTCCACGCCTGCCACCGCTCCCCCGCCGCTGTCCACGTCGAGGACGATGGAGGCGACGCCCGGATCCTGGGCGGCCTCCCGCACCTGGGCGGCGAAGGTGTGAGGGTCGATGGCGCCGCAGAGGTCCACCATCAGCGAGCCCCGGGGGAAGATGGTGCCGTGCAGGCCAAGCACGGCCACGCCGGGCGCCTGCTCCTGGGCGGCGGTGATGGCCTCGGCGTGCCGCGCCCTGGCCTCGCGGACCTCGGCGAGCAGGGTCTCGCCCGCGCTGGCGCCCCGCAGGTAGACGCCGAAGCCCGTGACGATGTCGCGGAGTTGATCACCCCGGATGGCCCACTTGCCGTTGGCGATCAGGGCGGTGAGGCCGGAGAGGCGGGCGGGGGAACGGGCTTTCCGGGTCATACGGCCTCCTCAGGAGCGGGGATGGGGACGGCGTGGTACGCGCGCTCGCGGCGGTGGTAGGCGAGGGTGAGGCGGACCTGGTCGGCCTGTGGTGCTGTGCCCGGAGAGGCCTGCGCGTCTTCCCCGGCCCCGCCCCAGTCCCGCGCCCACGGCGGGGCATGCTGGTCCTCGTCGTCGCTGAGCTCGAGGTCGTCGGCAAAGCGCCGGGCGTAGGCGGCCCCGGCGATCTCCTTCCCGAGCTTGTGGGCCTGCATGCGGGTCAAGTACGCTTCCGCCTCGGCCTGCTTGAACGCGGACTCGGCCTGCTGGAACTTCACGTACGCGACGGCGGGAATGCCCCGCAGGCGCAGATGCAGGTTCAGCCCGAACTCCAGTTGCCGCGCGATGACCGCCTGAATGTTCGTCGCCCGGGCCTCGATCATCGGGTAGACGACCTTGGCAAGCGCCTCGGTAGTGGAGTCGAGGTGGCCGCGCAGGAAGGCGGTCGTGTGCAGGCCGGTCCAGGCCCGGCGGTTGTTCTCCTGGGTGATGTCGGGGATCCCGCCCAGGGAGTGGGTGACGTTGTTGATCGTGAACTTCGTGCCCTGGGGACCCACGAACAGCCCCTTGGGCGCCAGGCCCAGGATCATGTCGGCGGCGTCCTCGGCGTACTGGCGCTTGTACTCGGCGTACCGGGGGTCATCGGCCGAGGACAGGCCGAAGTCCTGCGGCGTCGGCATGGGCAGCTCCACGCCGACGAGGGCGATCTGCCGCATCAGCTCGATCACCCGGTCGGTGTTCTCGATCAGCCGCCCCTTGCGGTCCAGGGCGCGCAGGGCGCTCAGGAACATCGGGATGCCGTGCGGGTCGCCGCCCATCGTGATCAGGGGCGCGTAGAGGTAGGTGGTGGGGTCGAGGCGGATGGGTGCCGGGGTCAGCCCGACTTGGTGGAAGGTGCGCTCGCCGGTCGCGGGGTCGGTCCCGATCCTGACTCGCTCGGCCGGGACGACGGCCACTCCCTGCACGCGGGTCCGTTCCTCGTCGGGGTACCATTCCAGACTGCTCGCGGGGCTGGCGAGGAGTTCGATGACCTGGTTGTTCGCCAGGCCGTCGAGGCCTCCGCCTTCCGGGTAGATGGTGCGGGCCCAGGCGTCGAGCTCGGCCCGCGCCGCCTTCACGGCCTTGCGGCTGCCCGTGAACTCCACAGTGTGGCCGGGGTTGACGATGGCGAGGTAGTCGCTGGCCGTGCCGCCGACGTCCTCGTCACTCTGGATGAGCATGCGCAGCACGCCGCTCAGGCGGGCGCGGCTGTCGTTCGGGTAGCCGAGGTAGGCGGTGGCCAGGCGGCCCAGCATCGCGGCGGGGGAGTCGTCGAAGCTCTGCCGGGACCCCGCCCGCTGGGCGCCCAGGCGCAGGGAGGTGCTG is part of the Deinococcus apachensis DSM 19763 genome and encodes:
- a CDS encoding S49 family peptidase encodes the protein MTRKARSPARLSGLTALIANGKWAIRGDQLRDIVTGFGVYLRGASAGETLLAEVREARARHAEAITAAQEQAPGVAVLGLHGTIFPRGSLMVDLCGAIDPHTFAAQVREAAQDPGVASIVLDVDSGGGAVAGVDVAAQAVREAAATKRVTAVANTLMCSAAYWIACGASEIVVTPAAEVGSIGVIGTHTDETAALEGEGLKVTYVRSAERKALGQPAEAMNGVVLDQWQSEVDRLRDAFVADIALGRDVSVATARKWATGDVWFGQEAMDQGLVDSVGNLAGVLADHLAAASPPPSSPVRPVKGADATPQEGPVLLELKDRTGKTHALDTDAENAQARAQATFTAVESAAYDAGGQAQQEAVASALGVEPGALTPAALATLRAQAADGAAYRADLEGQVSRLAVTVYGAENTAALARVGRLAKAATVEDLRGLVDDLTAQQASRFPGGRLSAGDLGAPPTEQKDDRPSPKTPARAFDF